A DNA window from Rhizobium jaguaris contains the following coding sequences:
- a CDS encoding ABC transporter permease, translating to MNLILRTKLYWGLIAIFLIGVLGSPTTSSGRNIFLSAGNLLDVLRQVSTTGLIATGMTAVILTGGIDLSVGSMMAICSVVCAMLLTVPGDTSAVWLGIPSVCLAALVIGAACTRFLFLNIEKSRAAGARDAVLDRMRGVGIPAVVGLLLCALLLFYLLPQIDHKFGVIGVLLITPAVGLLFGTINGVVIVAGRLQPFIVTLAMMVTALGIARLTAGQNNAVLPVYTGSNATADFENLRSLVFGIVPMPGIFFLAAIVLYAAVLRLTPFGRYIYAIGGNEEAARLSGIDSGNIKIVAYALSGLLAGIAAVLYVAQYRQGKPDAGAGLELDAIAAVVIGGTSLMGGRGGLAGTFCGVLIFGLLSNILQLHNIDSNLQLVLKGLIIVGTVLVQERNASDILSRFQLMMPKTARNPTSAEERSSKEILSLNNIGGNENETS from the coding sequence ATGAATCTCATTCTCAGGACCAAGCTCTATTGGGGACTGATCGCGATCTTCCTGATCGGGGTGCTCGGGTCGCCGACGACATCGTCCGGCAGGAATATCTTCTTGTCGGCCGGCAACCTTCTCGACGTGCTGCGTCAGGTTTCGACGACCGGACTGATCGCAACCGGCATGACCGCCGTCATCCTGACGGGCGGGATCGACCTGTCGGTCGGCTCGATGATGGCGATCTGCAGCGTGGTTTGCGCCATGCTGCTCACCGTTCCGGGCGACACGTCGGCGGTCTGGCTCGGCATACCCTCCGTCTGTCTCGCCGCGCTGGTGATCGGCGCGGCCTGTACGCGCTTCCTGTTTCTCAATATCGAAAAATCGCGGGCCGCCGGTGCCCGGGACGCGGTGCTCGACAGAATGAGGGGGGTCGGCATCCCGGCCGTGGTTGGCCTTCTGCTCTGCGCCTTGCTGCTCTTTTACCTACTGCCGCAGATCGACCACAAGTTCGGCGTGATCGGCGTCCTCCTGATCACGCCCGCCGTCGGCCTGTTGTTCGGGACGATCAACGGCGTTGTTATCGTCGCCGGCCGGCTGCAGCCCTTTATCGTTACGCTGGCGATGATGGTCACCGCGCTCGGGATCGCGCGGCTGACGGCGGGGCAGAACAACGCCGTTTTGCCGGTATATACCGGATCGAACGCGACGGCAGACTTTGAGAACCTGCGTTCACTGGTCTTCGGCATCGTGCCGATGCCTGGCATCTTCTTTCTGGCAGCGATCGTCCTCTATGCCGCCGTGCTCAGGTTGACGCCGTTCGGCCGGTATATCTACGCCATCGGCGGCAACGAGGAGGCGGCGCGCCTTTCGGGCATCGATAGCGGCAATATCAAGATCGTCGCCTACGCGCTTTCCGGCCTGCTTGCCGGCATCGCCGCCGTGCTCTACGTCGCGCAGTATCGCCAGGGCAAACCCGATGCCGGCGCCGGCCTCGAACTAGACGCCATCGCGGCAGTCGTGATCGGCGGCACCAGCCTGATGGGCGGCCGCGGCGGACTGGCCGGCACCTTCTGTGGTGTCCTCATTTTTGGCCTGCTCTCCAACATCCTGCAATTGCACAACATCGATTCCAATCTTCAGCTCGTGCTGAAGGGGTTGATCATCGTGGGTACCGTGCTTGTCCAGGAGCGCAACGCCAGTGATATTCTCTCGCGTTTCCAGCTCATGATGCCGAAGACGGCGAGAAATCCAACGTCCGCGGAGGAGCGGTCGTCAAAAGAGATCCTGTCTCTCAACAACATCGGAGGAAACGAGAATGAAACGTCGTGA
- a CDS encoding NAD(P)/FAD-dependent oxidoreductase yields MVILGAGECGARTAFALRENNYDGPITLVGDETHLPYERPPLSKSTLIDEPGHKPIAAMEQYRQASIEVRLGVKVVSILPAERSIAFSDGGRLPYDKLLLATGARPRRLPETTPSHGRIKYLRTFEDAVDIRSRLGTGKSLAIIGAGFIGLELAATARKMGTNVVVVEAQPRVLMRGVPEAIANVIATRHAEEGVELRCGVWITSMTESDDKVSIMLADGNNIEADTAVVGIGALPNTSLAEAAGIDVDNGIAVDETLRTSIPNIFAAGDCCSFPIAVYGGRRVRLEAWRNAQDQGNLAARNMLGGNEAVDSVPYFWSDQYDLTLQVSGLSDGAVSTVRRDLGDDSFILFYLDAEGTLISASGIGRGSIVAKDIRLAEKMIGSRVKVNAEALASPDVRLRSFLST; encoded by the coding sequence ATGGTGATCCTAGGGGCGGGGGAGTGCGGTGCGCGCACGGCGTTCGCCCTGAGGGAAAACAATTACGATGGTCCGATCACTCTCGTTGGCGACGAAACACATCTGCCTTACGAACGGCCGCCGCTTTCCAAGTCGACCCTTATCGATGAACCAGGACATAAACCGATCGCGGCCATGGAACAATATCGTCAGGCGAGCATCGAAGTTCGCCTTGGCGTCAAGGTCGTGTCTATTCTCCCGGCTGAGAGGTCCATTGCGTTCAGCGACGGTGGACGCCTTCCTTACGACAAACTCCTGCTTGCGACGGGCGCGCGGCCACGCCGTCTACCCGAAACCACTCCCTCCCATGGCAGGATCAAATATCTGCGCACGTTCGAGGACGCCGTGGATATACGGTCGCGTCTCGGGACGGGAAAAAGCCTTGCAATCATCGGGGCCGGTTTCATCGGATTGGAGCTTGCCGCGACCGCACGCAAGATGGGAACAAATGTGGTTGTTGTCGAAGCCCAACCACGGGTTCTGATGCGCGGCGTACCGGAGGCAATCGCCAATGTTATCGCAACCAGGCACGCCGAAGAAGGCGTTGAGTTGCGCTGCGGGGTCTGGATTACCTCCATGACGGAAAGCGATGACAAAGTCAGCATTATGCTGGCCGATGGGAACAATATCGAAGCGGACACGGCGGTGGTGGGAATTGGCGCCCTACCGAATACATCGTTAGCGGAAGCGGCAGGAATAGATGTCGACAATGGAATAGCGGTAGACGAGACGCTGCGGACAAGTATTCCAAACATCTTTGCCGCCGGTGACTGTTGCTCTTTCCCGATTGCAGTTTACGGCGGCCGCCGGGTCAGACTGGAAGCTTGGAGAAATGCCCAGGATCAGGGAAATCTCGCTGCGCGAAACATGTTGGGGGGCAACGAGGCGGTGGATTCTGTTCCCTATTTCTGGTCGGATCAATACGATCTTACTCTGCAAGTCTCAGGCTTGTCCGATGGCGCAGTATCGACGGTTCGGCGCGACCTCGGCGATGATAGCTTCATCTTGTTCTATCTGGATGCAGAAGGAACGCTCATCTCCGCAAGCGGGATCGGTCGCGGCAGCATCGTGGCCAAGGATATTCGGCTAGCGGAAAAAATGATCGGCTCAAGGGTAAAGGTGAATGCGGAGGCGCTGGCGTCTCCGGACGTTCGGCTGAGGTCATTCTTGTCCACTTGA
- a CDS encoding LacI family DNA-binding transcriptional regulator has protein sequence MSDQTSWKGPTIAEIAKFAGVGTATVDRVLNGRNSVKEATRVKVMDAVSRLTSTPSSTNAQPRQRVIHFLSDSGTSYNRSLELAAVRYQNENPTIECTFEGVNTSEVHPVSFAQKIERAAGDCDGLVVVAREDLTINRALRNVSKKIPLVCLTTDLPNSGRLAYVGNDQTIGGATAAHLMGRLVGQREGKILIVFSAPYRVQEERELGFRRVLRSDFSYLDIEDRLNSNDDGSYSHKNLMQYIESHGPPLGIYNVAGGNFGIGQAIEESGLASKTVFIGHELNSNSRTLLETGLMDIVIGHDVHHEVVLAVRCIEAALDRNPLPTLSPTEIKIYTKYNCSI, from the coding sequence ATGAGCGATCAGACATCTTGGAAAGGCCCGACAATTGCGGAAATTGCGAAGTTTGCCGGTGTGGGTACCGCTACGGTGGACCGGGTCCTGAATGGTAGAAACAGCGTTAAGGAGGCGACAAGGGTTAAGGTCATGGACGCCGTCAGTCGGCTGACTTCAACTCCAAGCTCGACGAATGCGCAGCCCAGGCAGAGGGTGATTCACTTCCTGTCGGATTCCGGGACAAGCTACAATAGGTCACTCGAGTTAGCGGCTGTTCGATATCAAAATGAGAACCCGACAATCGAATGCACGTTCGAGGGGGTGAATACATCGGAGGTCCATCCGGTAAGCTTCGCGCAGAAGATTGAAAGGGCAGCCGGCGATTGCGATGGTTTAGTTGTCGTCGCGCGCGAGGATTTGACGATAAATCGGGCGCTGAGGAACGTAAGCAAGAAGATACCGTTGGTATGCCTGACAACCGATCTGCCGAATAGTGGGCGCTTGGCCTACGTCGGCAACGATCAGACAATAGGGGGCGCGACTGCCGCTCACTTGATGGGAAGGCTTGTCGGCCAGCGAGAGGGAAAAATTCTTATCGTTTTCAGTGCGCCCTACAGGGTTCAGGAAGAGCGCGAACTCGGATTCAGGCGCGTGCTGAGGTCCGACTTTTCCTATCTCGACATCGAAGACCGGCTGAACTCGAATGACGACGGTTCCTACTCCCATAAGAATCTCATGCAGTATATCGAAAGTCATGGTCCGCCTCTCGGCATCTATAACGTGGCGGGCGGCAACTTCGGTATTGGCCAGGCTATCGAGGAGAGCGGTCTCGCCAGCAAGACCGTGTTTATCGGCCATGAACTGAATTCAAACTCCCGGACTTTGCTTGAAACGGGCCTGATGGACATCGTCATCGGCCACGACGTCCATCATGAAGTGGTATTGGCAGTCCGTTGCATCGAAGCGGCTTTGGATCGAAATCCACTCCCAACCCTCTCTCCAACCGAGATCAAGATTTACACCAAATATAATTGCAGCATCTGA
- a CDS encoding glycosyltransferase family 2 protein produces the protein MFNAERTIGATLASICRQTHQALDIIVVDDGSSDSSASIVADYGKQDRRIRILQQSNGGVAVARNNGAAATDAEFLAFVDADDLWAPSKIALQWEALEKGGPSAGLAYCWFALIDEDSRVFSLHNRPTAEGDVLQQMCRNNFVGNGSSMLMRRSAFEKAGQFEPSLRARHAQGCEDLLICLRIAEHYEFRVVPQHLVGYRMTNTNMSSDVMQMLRSCEIVLDEFREKYPRHGTDLDAHLVEMIRWLAVRGFVGGRFFDGCDLLRRFLALEPRLAISSLPNMLDMYCRARLVPDWIKARWKRLRNKNANFRPLYMETAW, from the coding sequence ATGTTCAACGCCGAACGCACGATCGGTGCGACTTTGGCCAGTATCTGTCGGCAGACCCATCAGGCGCTGGACATCATCGTTGTCGATGACGGTTCGTCGGACAGTTCGGCATCAATCGTGGCGGATTATGGAAAACAGGATCGCCGGATCCGGATCCTTCAGCAGTCCAACGGCGGTGTCGCCGTGGCACGCAACAACGGTGCGGCTGCGACCGACGCGGAGTTTCTGGCCTTTGTCGATGCTGACGATCTATGGGCTCCGTCCAAGATCGCCCTTCAGTGGGAAGCCCTCGAGAAGGGCGGCCCGTCGGCGGGATTGGCCTATTGCTGGTTCGCCCTTATCGACGAGGATAGCCGTGTCTTCTCGCTGCACAACCGGCCGACCGCTGAAGGAGATGTGCTCCAACAAATGTGCAGAAACAATTTCGTGGGGAATGGCAGCTCGATGCTCATGCGTCGTTCCGCATTCGAAAAGGCCGGGCAGTTCGAACCCTCCTTGAGGGCGCGTCACGCCCAAGGCTGCGAAGACCTGCTGATTTGTCTCAGAATTGCGGAGCATTACGAATTTCGCGTCGTACCGCAACACCTTGTGGGCTACCGCATGACAAACACGAACATGTCGAGCGATGTCATGCAGATGCTTCGTTCGTGTGAAATCGTTCTCGACGAATTTCGGGAAAAATATCCCCGCCATGGTACCGACCTCGACGCCCATCTGGTCGAGATGATCCGCTGGCTCGCAGTGAGAGGTTTTGTCGGCGGGCGATTTTTCGATGGCTGTGATCTGTTGAGACGATTCTTGGCATTGGAGCCACGCCTGGCGATTTCGAGCCTGCCGAACATGCTGGACATGTATTGCCGAGCCAGGCTGGTTCCTGACTGGATCAAGGCTCGCTGGAAGCGGTTGCGAAACAAGAACGCCAATTTCCGGCCTCTCTACATGGAGACGGCCTGGTGA
- a CDS encoding substrate-binding domain-containing protein: MKRRDMLKFAVITAALATTSLITVNSAVAADKKWRIGFSQATTIEPWRAQFNKDIIAEAAKHPEVELIITDGEDKTEKQVADVENLIRQEVDALLVSPKESAGLTGAVQEAIDAKIPVFVLDRNVDTDKYVQFVGGDNKLIGEAAGQYAVELLGGKGKAKGNVVEIWGGMGTQPAHDRHDGFHEFTDKESGIKYLLDQQSGDWKQDQAYNIMATALRNNEHIDLVYGHNDPMAYGAYLAAKDAGREKEMKFIGIDGLPNEGVQLVNKGELTATFVYATPGAEGLRQAIKYLNGEKVEKTVVLPTMKITKENAPDILKANGL; encoded by the coding sequence ATGAAACGTCGTGATATGCTCAAGTTTGCTGTCATAACCGCCGCACTCGCCACCACGTCTCTGATCACGGTCAATTCGGCCGTGGCTGCCGACAAGAAATGGCGCATCGGCTTCTCGCAGGCGACAACGATCGAGCCCTGGCGTGCGCAATTCAACAAGGACATCATCGCCGAGGCGGCCAAACATCCCGAAGTCGAATTGATCATCACCGATGGTGAGGACAAGACCGAGAAGCAGGTGGCTGATGTCGAAAACCTGATCCGCCAGGAAGTCGACGCACTGCTGGTATCGCCGAAAGAATCGGCTGGCCTTACCGGAGCGGTGCAGGAAGCCATCGATGCAAAAATTCCGGTCTTCGTACTCGACCGCAATGTCGACACCGATAAATACGTGCAGTTCGTCGGCGGCGACAACAAACTGATTGGCGAGGCCGCCGGCCAGTATGCCGTTGAGCTCCTGGGCGGCAAGGGAAAAGCCAAAGGAAACGTTGTCGAAATCTGGGGCGGCATGGGGACGCAGCCGGCCCATGACCGGCACGACGGCTTTCATGAATTCACGGACAAGGAGTCGGGGATAAAATATCTGCTGGATCAGCAGTCCGGCGATTGGAAGCAGGACCAGGCCTATAACATCATGGCGACCGCGTTGCGCAACAACGAGCACATCGATCTGGTCTACGGTCATAATGATCCGATGGCTTACGGCGCCTATCTCGCAGCCAAGGATGCCGGCCGTGAAAAGGAAATGAAATTCATCGGCATTGACGGCCTGCCGAACGAAGGCGTCCAGCTCGTCAACAAGGGTGAGCTGACGGCAACCTTCGTCTATGCAACGCCCGGCGCGGAGGGCCTGCGTCAGGCTATCAAGTATCTGAATGGCGAGAAGGTCGAAAAGACCGTCGTCCTGCCCACCATGAAGATTACGAAGGAAAATGCGCCCGACATCCTCAAGGCCAATGGACTGTAA
- a CDS encoding LacI family DNA-binding transcriptional regulator: MLDVAVAAGVSVATVSAAVNGTAPVSKKLRERIEQAIQEIGYKRNAVARSLKMGTTTTVGLVVADITNPFFTDVVAVIQDVLHRAGYAVMLCCTDESASLQEEQISLLLDRMVDGLIIAAAGDDDGLRRHLRGTNTPVVLIDRLCHDLDADAVVVDNEDAVKSATKYIIDLGHRNIGYISGSLSTSTGRDRLAGYRAALQEAGIEYGDEFVRLGNFRAKDAYTATMQLLTRPDRPSAIFAANNLMVIGVMKAIRDAGLDCPGDISVAGFDDFPWADVFQPNLTTIAQPVQAIGEQAAELILSRVADKKRREPRHIVLKGRLMIRESCRPIMRPR; the protein is encoded by the coding sequence ATGCTTGACGTCGCCGTGGCGGCGGGCGTGTCGGTTGCAACTGTCTCCGCCGCAGTCAACGGAACGGCGCCGGTGAGCAAAAAACTGCGCGAGCGGATCGAGCAGGCGATCCAGGAGATCGGCTACAAGCGTAATGCCGTTGCCCGCAGCCTGAAGATGGGCACGACGACGACGGTTGGGCTGGTTGTTGCCGACATCACCAACCCGTTCTTCACCGACGTGGTCGCGGTCATCCAGGACGTGCTTCACCGTGCCGGCTATGCCGTGATGCTCTGCTGCACCGATGAAAGCGCATCCCTGCAGGAAGAGCAGATATCGCTGCTGCTGGATCGCATGGTTGACGGGTTGATCATCGCGGCGGCCGGTGACGATGACGGTCTGCGGCGTCATTTGCGCGGCACAAATACCCCGGTGGTCCTTATTGACCGCTTATGCCACGATCTCGATGCCGATGCGGTCGTGGTGGATAACGAGGATGCGGTCAAGTCGGCCACGAAATACATCATCGACCTCGGACACAGGAACATCGGTTATATTTCCGGTTCGCTCTCCACATCGACGGGGCGGGATCGCCTGGCCGGCTATCGCGCCGCCTTGCAGGAGGCCGGCATCGAATACGGCGATGAGTTCGTCAGGCTCGGCAACTTCCGGGCAAAAGACGCCTATACCGCGACGATGCAGTTGCTGACACGTCCGGACAGGCCGTCGGCGATATTTGCCGCCAACAACCTGATGGTCATCGGTGTCATGAAGGCCATCCGTGACGCCGGCCTGGACTGCCCCGGCGATATTTCTGTGGCAGGTTTCGATGATTTCCCCTGGGCCGACGTGTTCCAGCCCAATCTGACGACCATCGCCCAGCCGGTCCAAGCGATCGGGGAGCAGGCTGCAGAACTCATTCTCAGCCGGGTTGCCGACAAGAAGCGGCGCGAGCCGCGGCATATCGTTCTGAAGGGCCGGTTGATGATCCGTGAATCCTGTCGGCCGATCATGCGTCCACGTTGA
- a CDS encoding sugar ABC transporter ATP-binding protein, translating into MQSGPRVPQGPHVSQVDLPHGPGGPLLSALHVSKRFGGIAALTDVAFDLHAGEIHALMGENGAGKSTLMKIFSGVHTEYEGEIRLDGLPVKFASVRDAEDAGVAIIHQELNLVPELSVAENIFLGREPRIAGLFIDKRKCVVEARTLLRRLGIDLPPEARVGSLRIGEQQLVEIAKALSLSARVLIMDEPTSALSPGECVRLFAIMRQLVRHGVGIVYISHRIDEVIQLSDRVTVFRDGRHVWTRAMSETDEDRIIAAMVGRDLGHGESQRSSTAEEVLLSVRGLSLAVTDRRGRRNVLKEVSFDLAAGEILGIGGLLGAGRTEILQAIYGAAAGQVGGNIFIDGKPMRLRSPVEARRRGISLVTEDRKSQGLHLRDTITDNIALPVVNQLARFGIRRFGSEEKLATDAVKSLGIRAAGIGQAAGTLSGGNQQKVVIAKCLAANPRILLLDEPTRGIDVGAKREIYELIFKLAADGIAIIVVSSEMPELLHLADRILVISEGRQTGILDRAAATEERIMQLAAPRSAQREKAVQ; encoded by the coding sequence ATGCAAAGCGGACCTCGCGTCCCACAGGGACCCCATGTTTCTCAGGTAGACTTGCCACACGGTCCTGGCGGCCCCCTGCTGTCGGCGCTGCATGTGTCAAAGAGGTTCGGCGGGATCGCCGCGCTGACGGACGTGGCATTCGATCTTCATGCCGGCGAGATCCACGCGCTGATGGGAGAGAACGGCGCGGGCAAATCGACCCTGATGAAGATTTTCTCGGGCGTGCATACCGAATACGAGGGCGAAATCCGGCTCGATGGCCTGCCTGTGAAATTCGCCAGTGTACGGGATGCCGAAGACGCCGGAGTAGCGATCATACACCAGGAACTGAATCTCGTTCCGGAACTCAGCGTCGCCGAAAATATCTTCCTCGGTCGCGAGCCGCGTATCGCCGGCCTGTTCATCGACAAGCGCAAATGCGTGGTCGAGGCACGCACCCTGCTGAGGCGGCTCGGCATCGATCTTCCCCCCGAGGCGCGTGTCGGTTCGCTGAGGATCGGCGAGCAGCAGCTGGTCGAGATTGCAAAGGCACTTTCCCTCTCCGCCCGCGTGCTCATCATGGACGAGCCCACTTCGGCGCTATCGCCTGGAGAATGCGTGCGGCTCTTTGCCATCATGCGCCAGCTGGTGCGGCACGGCGTGGGCATCGTCTACATCTCGCACCGAATCGATGAAGTTATCCAGCTTAGCGACCGCGTGACGGTGTTTCGCGATGGCCGGCATGTGTGGACCAGAGCGATGTCGGAGACCGACGAAGATCGGATCATCGCTGCCATGGTCGGACGCGATCTTGGGCATGGCGAAAGCCAACGCAGCTCGACCGCGGAGGAAGTGCTGCTTTCCGTCCGCGGTCTGTCGCTCGCCGTAACGGACCGGCGCGGCAGGCGCAACGTGCTGAAGGAAGTCAGCTTCGACCTTGCGGCAGGCGAAATTCTCGGCATAGGTGGGCTGCTCGGCGCCGGCCGGACGGAAATTCTCCAAGCCATTTATGGCGCGGCTGCTGGCCAGGTTGGCGGCAATATCTTCATCGACGGCAAGCCGATGCGTCTCCGTTCTCCCGTGGAAGCGCGCCGCCGCGGCATTTCGCTCGTCACCGAAGATCGCAAGTCACAAGGCCTGCATCTGCGCGACACGATCACCGACAACATCGCCCTGCCCGTGGTCAACCAGCTGGCACGCTTCGGTATTCGCAGATTTGGCTCGGAAGAGAAGCTGGCGACTGATGCGGTCAAGTCACTGGGTATTCGGGCCGCGGGCATCGGTCAGGCCGCCGGCACGCTCTCTGGCGGCAACCAGCAGAAGGTGGTGATTGCAAAGTGCCTGGCCGCGAACCCGAGAATCCTGCTCCTCGACGAGCCGACTCGCGGAATCGACGTGGGGGCGAAGCGGGAAATCTACGAGCTGATCTTCAAACTCGCCGCCGATGGCATTGCGATCATCGTCGTCAGCTCGGAAATGCCGGAACTTCTGCATCTGGCCGACCGCATCCTGGTCATATCGGAGGGCCGTCAGACCGGCATTCTGGATCGCGCCGCCGCAACGGAAGAACGCATCATGCAGCTTGCCGCACCGCGGTCGGCACAGCGCGAAAAGGCAGTGCAATGA
- a CDS encoding LacI family DNA-binding transcriptional regulator: protein MSGSAPTKFSRSGLADVAALAGVGIATVDRVMNERGNVSEKTTLRVLEAARQLNLRRTLPSVRHRNIQVEVILRGPVDEFFQRLNRAFGKIGSELDRSIILHRSTIDERRPLNLARHIAESAADAFIVFSGTAHPALLAAIDDKTTRGIPVLTINSDLPESSRTAHIGPDHYRMGRTAAFFMARMAPAGGSVLVIVHSENYRGHKDRVQGFIEGLSERSENLSVVEILSGQDQTSLTQQLVYKALAKHQDVVGIYSAGGGRAGTGAALLSLGLAGKTVFIAHELTDESSEMLKKGIITLILDQNPEAQARQALGYLLRHFEYTSDFTLSPIPFSVISMETIENYQYGLPVPT from the coding sequence ATGAGCGGCTCTGCCCCGACAAAATTTTCCCGTTCCGGATTGGCTGACGTCGCGGCTTTGGCCGGAGTCGGCATTGCCACCGTCGACCGCGTGATGAATGAGCGCGGGAACGTCTCCGAGAAGACTACGTTACGGGTGTTGGAGGCGGCCAGGCAGTTGAATCTTCGTCGAACGTTGCCATCCGTGCGCCACAGGAACATCCAGGTCGAAGTGATCTTGAGAGGCCCGGTCGACGAATTCTTTCAGCGTCTCAACCGAGCGTTCGGAAAAATCGGCAGCGAGTTGGACAGGTCCATCATACTCCACCGGAGCACGATCGACGAAAGACGCCCGCTCAACCTTGCCCGCCATATCGCTGAGTCTGCCGCCGACGCATTCATCGTTTTCAGTGGTACAGCCCATCCGGCGCTTCTTGCCGCGATCGACGATAAGACGACGCGCGGCATTCCGGTCCTGACCATCAACAGCGATCTTCCCGAATCGTCACGCACCGCGCATATCGGCCCGGATCACTATCGGATGGGGCGAACGGCCGCCTTCTTTATGGCCAGGATGGCTCCTGCCGGCGGCTCGGTCCTTGTCATCGTGCATAGTGAAAATTACAGGGGACATAAGGATCGTGTGCAGGGATTCATCGAGGGTCTCTCCGAACGCAGCGAAAACCTGTCGGTCGTCGAGATTCTATCGGGGCAAGACCAGACTTCCCTGACGCAGCAGCTTGTCTACAAAGCCCTTGCGAAACATCAGGATGTCGTCGGAATCTACAGCGCCGGCGGAGGGCGCGCGGGGACCGGAGCCGCACTGCTGTCACTTGGTTTGGCGGGCAAGACCGTCTTCATTGCGCATGAACTGACCGACGAATCTTCCGAGATGTTGAAGAAGGGCATCATCACCCTCATCCTGGACCAAAATCCGGAAGCGCAGGCGCGTCAGGCGCTGGGCTATCTGTTGAGGCACTTCGAGTATACCTCCGATTTCACACTGTCGCCCATACCGTTCTCGGTCATCTCCATGGAAACAATCGAGAACTATCAATACGGGCTGCCAGTACCGACCTGA
- a CDS encoding sterol desaturase family protein — protein MDDLRYGKRNKRGDWAPDSALEVAPILVFPPKPIKFLKWLPSYFLPWNVMFMLLGAVYWFFLTPSVETMKTLSVGWIAYLLVRNMAAVLLIFGALELRLYIRRRQGTSFKYNGKWPSDNKSDVFMFKSQNIDNMIRTFGTGVPIWTAYEVLGLWCFANGYGPWTTFAQNPVWLAAFGLMIPIIHEVHFYCIHRLIHVPVLYKWVHSVHHNSVNPSPWSSLSMHPIEHLLYWSDSLIHLILPSHPLLLLYHLHITGTGAVIGHVGFDKIELGKESGIDTHAYTHYLHHKHFEVNYAEGTIPLDKWFGTWHDGTKEGQELMEARYAAKVARVNATPPQPGE, from the coding sequence ATGGATGATCTCAGGTATGGAAAACGGAACAAACGCGGCGATTGGGCACCGGACAGCGCACTCGAAGTGGCGCCCATTCTCGTCTTTCCCCCAAAGCCCATAAAGTTTTTGAAGTGGCTGCCGAGCTACTTCCTGCCCTGGAACGTGATGTTCATGCTTCTTGGAGCCGTCTACTGGTTCTTTTTGACGCCTTCCGTAGAGACGATGAAGACCCTGTCCGTTGGCTGGATCGCGTACCTATTGGTTCGCAACATGGCAGCGGTTCTCCTAATCTTCGGCGCGCTCGAACTTCGCCTCTATATTCGGCGGCGGCAGGGAACCTCCTTCAAATACAACGGCAAGTGGCCTTCGGACAATAAAAGTGACGTGTTCATGTTCAAAAGCCAGAACATCGACAACATGATCCGCACTTTCGGCACCGGCGTCCCGATCTGGACAGCATACGAGGTACTGGGCCTCTGGTGCTTTGCCAACGGATACGGACCTTGGACGACCTTCGCCCAGAACCCCGTTTGGCTGGCCGCCTTCGGCCTGATGATCCCGATCATCCACGAGGTTCACTTCTACTGCATTCATCGGCTCATCCATGTGCCGGTCCTCTATAAGTGGGTCCATTCGGTACACCATAACTCGGTCAACCCAAGCCCCTGGTCCAGCCTATCGATGCACCCGATCGAGCATCTGCTTTACTGGTCGGATTCGCTGATCCACCTCATTCTTCCCTCGCATCCCCTGCTTTTGCTCTATCATCTTCACATCACGGGAACCGGTGCCGTGATCGGTCACGTCGGCTTCGACAAGATCGAGCTGGGCAAGGAGAGCGGCATCGATACCCACGCCTATACCCACTACCTCCATCACAAGCATTTCGAAGTGAACTATGCGGAAGGCACCATCCCGCTCGACAAGTGGTTCGGCACCTGGCACGACGGCACCAAGGAAGGCCAGGAACTGATGGAGGCGCGCTACGCGGCAAAGGTTGCCCGCGTCAACGCCACTCCCCCGCAACCCGGTGAATAA
- a CDS encoding MocE family 2Fe-2S type ferredoxin: MSDWIKVCAMDNINEEDVIRFDHSGKTYAIYRSPEDTFHATDGLCTHEKIHLADGLVMDDIIECPKHNGRFNYKTGAAKGAPVCVNLQTYPVKVEDGAVFLQVA, from the coding sequence ATGAGTGACTGGATCAAGGTCTGTGCAATGGACAATATAAACGAAGAAGACGTCATCAGATTCGACCACAGCGGAAAAACCTATGCGATATACCGTAGTCCGGAGGATACCTTCCACGCGACGGACGGCCTCTGCACGCATGAGAAGATCCATCTCGCCGATGGTTTGGTGATGGACGACATCATCGAATGTCCGAAGCATAACGGTCGGTTCAACTATAAGACCGGAGCTGCCAAAGGCGCCCCGGTCTGCGTCAATCTCCAGACCTATCCTGTCAAAGTCGAAGACGGCGCCGTTTTCCTGCAGGTGGCTTAA